AGAATCGGAACCAGAAAGTACTACGATCTGGCCGAAAGGAACATACCGCAAGAGATTTTCGACAGGCGAGATCCCAACACGAACGAGGAAGCTTATCACCGCTGGCATATAAGCAGAAGGATAGGCAGCATCGGTCTTTTCTGGTCGAGATCGGGCGACGCCTGGCTGGGAATAAAGGGTCTGAACAGCGGCAAGCGGATTGCGGCGATAGAGAAAATGACGCGCTCGGGTGAATTGATCGAGCTGGAGATCGAAGGGTTCGATTACCCGGTTTATACTTCGAGCTTTAACGGAGAGCTTCTCGATAGGTGCCACGAAAGCGATGGAGCTCAGGAAGCCTCTTTTATAGCGCCGCTGGACAACCTACTTTGGGACAGGAAGTTCATAAAGAGCCTCTTCCAGTTCGAATACACCTGGGAAGTGTACAAGCAGCCACAGGATAGGAAGTACGGTTACTACGTTCTCCCCGTTCTCTTTGGAACGGAGTTTGTGGCGCGTTTCGAACCTGTTTTCGATAAAAAGAAGAAGGTCTTGAATATCAAGAACTGGTGGTGGGAAGAGCGGATTGCCGTCACCGGGAATATGAAAGAGGCGATACGGAAATGCACAGACGATTTCGCCAGCTTCCTGGGAGCGGAGAAAATAGTGACATAGAGAGTGTTCCCCGTCGCGCTGCGCATCCATTGTTCGTTATTGATTAAGGAATTAGAGAAGAGGAAAGAGAAAGAGAGAGGGAGAGAGAAGAGAGGGCGGACGCGAAAAATGGTATAGACGCTAGGAGCCCGTCATCCCCATTTTCGCTCTCGCCTTCTCGTAAGCGAAGCGAACTTTCGATGCTCCTTCTCTCGTGTTTTAATCCACCACGGCTCTTAGAGGACGTTATTTTGTGTGCAGCCAGCAGGCAGCTTCGTGTCCCGGAGCTATCTCCACCACCGGCGGCTTTTCTTTATCGCATCTATCCATTCTATAAGGACACCTGGGGTGAAAGGCGCAACCGGGCGGAGGGTTGATCGGACTGGGCGGCTCACCCTCTAGCCTTATGTTCTGTAATTTTCTGTCTAGCGGGTCCCAGCCTGGTATTGAGGCCATCAAGGCTCTGGTGTAAGGGTGGGCCGGGTTATCGAAGAGATCTGTGGCGCCGGCCGATTCTACAACATTTCCGAGGTACATGACGAGTATCCTGTCGCTCATATGATGGACGATATCCAAATTGTGTGAGATGAAGATGTAGGAAATATCGTTTTCGGCCTTCAAATCCTGCAACAGGTTGATTATCTGGCTCTGGACGGACACATCGAGTGCAGAGGTCGGTTCGTCGCAGATGACCAGCCTCGGTTTTACGGAGATGGATCTGGCCACGGCGATCCTCTGTCTCTGGCCGCCGGAGAATTCATGCGGGTATCTCTGGGCATATTCGGGGTAAAGTCCGACTTTCATCAAAAGTTCGGCGACGTATCCGTCTATCTCGTTCTTCGGGACGAGGTTGTGGGCCTCTATCGGTTCCCTTATCACATCCCTGATGGTCATTCTCGGATCGAGAGAGTCGAAGGGGTTCTGGAATATCATCTGTATATCCCGCCGGAACTTCAATCTGATCTTTTTGTCCAGTCCCTTAGTTATGTCGTGCTCTCCTCCGTCGTTGTCGTGGTAGATTATCCTGCCATCAGTCGGTTCGTAGATCTTGACTATCGTTCTGCCGAGCGTACTTTTGCCGCAACCTGATTCGCCGACGATTCCCACGGTTTCACCGCGATTTATGTGGAAGTCAACGCTTTCCATGGCTTTGACGTGCCCCACGACCTGCAGAAAGACTCCGGCCTTGATCGGGAAATATTTTTTGAGCTCTTTAGTCTCGATTATTTTCATAAACCACCCTCCCCGTATAGCCAGCAGGCGGCCGTGTGGTTTTCACTCACTAACATCTCGGGCGGATCTTTCTTGCATATTTCCATGGCGTGGGGACACCTCGGGTTGAAGCGGCATCCTTCGGGGAACTCGTAGGCTCTGGGAACATAGCCATCTATATAAGGCAGTTTCTGGCCTTTGAATTCTCTTTTCACCCTGGAATTGAGCAATCCCTTTGTGTAAGGGTGGGCCGCTTCTTTGTACAGTTCGTTGACTCCGGCCTTTTCGACAATCTTTCCTGCGTACATCACATGAACCCTGTCGGCTATCTCGGAAACGACTCCAAGATCGTGCGTTATGAAGATTATCGAGCCGTTGAACTCGCTCTGGAGGTCCCTCATGATGTTGAGCACCTGCGCCTGAATCGTCACGTCCAGGGCGGTCGTGGGTTCATCGGCGATTATGATCTCGGGGCCAGTTATTAGGGCCATGGCGATCATAATCCTCTGCAACATCCCTCCGCTCATTTCGTGTGGATATTCTCTGTACCTCTTTTCCGGTTCGGGAATGTTCACCTTCCGCAGTACGGAGATTATCTCTTCGCGCGTTCTGGCGTCGTCCCACGGCATGTGTGCCTTTGCAACTTCTGAAAGCTGGTAGCCGATGGTGTAGAGCGGATCAAAGGCTGACATGGGCTCCTGGAAGATCATGGAGATCTCTCTGCCCCTAATGTTTTTATACTCTTTGTTCGAGAGGCCGACGAGGTCTTTCTCCCTGTACAGTATCTGGCCTTCCACCCTTGCCGGAGGGACTTTTATTAGCCCCATGATGGTTTGGACAGTCACGCTCTTGCCACAGCCCGATTCGCCTACCAGCGCCAGTATTTCGCCCTTTTGAAGCTCGAAGCTTACATCGTCCACGGCCTTCACGAGACCGTCCGGGGTTCTGAAATAGGTCTTCAGGTTTTTGACTTCGAGTATTCCACTCATACCTTTTCCACCGCCCTGTACGGATCAACGGCATCTCTGAGCGCGTCGCCGACGAAATTGAAGGACAGCACCGCGATTATTATGAAGATACCGGGTATCATGAGCCACGGATGGGCTTCCAGTTCGGAAAGGGACTGTGCCTGTTTAAGCAGCAATCCCCAGCTGGTCATAGGCTCCTTTATACCCAGGCCAAGAAAGCTTATAGCGCTCTCTCCCAGGATCATGCCGGGAATCGATAACGTTGATACGACAATCAGATAGCTAATGGTGTTGGGTATGAGATGACGCGTGATTATTTTCATATTAGATACGCCCGACACTCTGGCGGCCAGAACGAATTCCTTTTCTCTCAGGCTGAGCACCATTCCCCTTTCAACTCTGGCCACTCCCATCCAGCCTATAAGAGAAAGGACGATAACTATTCCAAAATAGACCCACGTGCTCGGCCAACTGGGAGGGAGGATCGTAGCGAGGGCAAGCCAGAGGGGAATTCGCGGGAAGGATCTCAGCAATTCGATAAACCTCTGGATCAGAACGTCCACCAAACCTCCGTAATAGCCGGATAGAGCCCCGACGATGGCGCCTATGAAGACGCTTATGAGCGTCCCGACCAGTCCGACGGTCATAGAGACTTTCCCGCCGATCAAAACACGTGAAAACAGATCGCGTCCGAACCTGTCTGCACCGAAGAGAAGCACCATCGCCTTATCTGAGGACTCCTCGACCCCGAAGAGATGGATGTCGGTCTTGAAGATGCCCCAGAGTTTGTACTCCTCTCCCCTGACGAAGAGCTTTATGGGTACGATCTTGCTCTTGTCCTCGGAGAATTCGAGCCGGTAGGTTACCGGGTTTCTAACCTTCACCATAGGATGGACAAAGGGGCCGTGCCATTTGCCATCTTCGTCGAAGAACCTGATCTTCGATGGGGGAGCGTAAACGAAGTTCTTGTGGGATGTGATGTAGTTGTAAGGGGAGATGAAATCAGATAGTATCACAAGCAGATACATGATACTCAGGGCGACCAGTCCTATCACGCCAAGTTTATGCTTGAAGAAGTTGCGTGCGATTCTCTTCTTTGTACTCTGCATCTCAGCTCATCCTTATCCTGGGGTCGAGAACCGCCAGCGCGATATCTGCCAGCAGGTTTCCGATCTGGGTTATGATGGCGATGAACATCAAAAAGCTCATGACCAGATACTGGTCGTGGTTTAAAAGTGCATTATAGAAAAAGGGTCCCATTGTAGGCAGATTAAGAACTATCGCGGTTATTATGGTTCCACTGAACACGTTTGGGAGCTCCGTTCCGGCTATGCTGACCATGGGGTTCAGAGCATTTTTTATGGCGTGCCTTTTAACGGTCTTCTCGTCCAGTCCGTGCGCCCTCAGGGATGTGATGAAAGGCGAGGAGACAATGTCGAGCATATTTCCCCTCATGACTCTCATGAGGCCGGCCAATCCGCTCATTCCTACCACCACGAGGGGCACCCACAGGTGCTTGAAGAGATCGATAAGTTTTGCAAAGCTGAAAGGCGCGCCAACGAACTGTGGCGAGA
This portion of the Mesotoga infera genome encodes:
- a CDS encoding ABC transporter permease → MQSTKKRIARNFFKHKLGVIGLVALSIMYLLVILSDFISPYNYITSHKNFVYAPPSKIRFFDEDGKWHGPFVHPMVKVRNPVTYRLEFSEDKSKIVPIKLFVRGEEYKLWGIFKTDIHLFGVEESSDKAMVLLFGADRFGRDLFSRVLIGGKVSMTVGLVGTLISVFIGAIVGALSGYYGGLVDVLIQRFIELLRSFPRIPLWLALATILPPSWPSTWVYFGIVIVLSLIGWMGVARVERGMVLSLREKEFVLAARVSGVSNMKIITRHLIPNTISYLIVVSTLSIPGMILGESAISFLGLGIKEPMTSWGLLLKQAQSLSELEAHPWLMIPGIFIIIAVLSFNFVGDALRDAVDPYRAVEKV
- a CDS encoding ABC transporter ATP-binding protein, whose protein sequence is MSGILEVKNLKTYFRTPDGLVKAVDDVSFELQKGEILALVGESGCGKSVTVQTIMGLIKVPPARVEGQILYREKDLVGLSNKEYKNIRGREISMIFQEPMSAFDPLYTIGYQLSEVAKAHMPWDDARTREEIISVLRKVNIPEPEKRYREYPHEMSGGMLQRIMIAMALITGPEIIIADEPTTALDVTIQAQVLNIMRDLQSEFNGSIIFITHDLGVVSEIADRVHVMYAGKIVEKAGVNELYKEAAHPYTKGLLNSRVKREFKGQKLPYIDGYVPRAYEFPEGCRFNPRCPHAMEICKKDPPEMLVSENHTAACWLYGEGGL
- a CDS encoding winged helix-turn-helix domain-containing protein, which gives rise to MKISKETAKRFLLSYQNLLPPRRLSGREGILAFVRKVGCLQFDPLNIAGINTDLVLQSRVKNYRPDMLYGLLYEDRKLLDGWDKNMSIYPIEDWPYFKRFREDAKDHIRRSEHIDEILGQIRKDIEVRGPLSSQDFDFDKKVGWYWAPAKASRAALESMYWWGELVIHHRIGTRKYYDLAERNIPQEIFDRRDPNTNEEAYHRWHISRRIGSIGLFWSRSGDAWLGIKGLNSGKRIAAIEKMTRSGELIELEIEGFDYPVYTSSFNGELLDRCHESDGAQEASFIAPLDNLLWDRKFIKSLFQFEYTWEVYKQPQDRKYGYYVLPVLFGTEFVARFEPVFDKKKKVLNIKNWWWEERIAVTGNMKEAIRKCTDDFASFLGAEKIVT
- a CDS encoding ABC transporter ATP-binding protein — protein: MKIIETKELKKYFPIKAGVFLQVVGHVKAMESVDFHINRGETVGIVGESGCGKSTLGRTIVKIYEPTDGRIIYHDNDGGEHDITKGLDKKIRLKFRRDIQMIFQNPFDSLDPRMTIRDVIREPIEAHNLVPKNEIDGYVAELLMKVGLYPEYAQRYPHEFSGGQRQRIAVARSISVKPRLVICDEPTSALDVSVQSQIINLLQDLKAENDISYIFISHNLDIVHHMSDRILVMYLGNVVESAGATDLFDNPAHPYTRALMASIPGWDPLDRKLQNIRLEGEPPSPINPPPGCAFHPRCPYRMDRCDKEKPPVVEIAPGHEAACWLHTK